The genomic segment ATAGTGCTGTGAATGGTAATATTTATTTGGATGCCAAGCCTTATGTTGTCTGCTATTTATTGAGTTATCTGAAGTATATAACTTATATGTAAATATCAGCTTTTAGGGCAGCAGTAGTCACTTGCAACGGCTGagatgaaataaaattgataacatTAATGGCCTATTATTTGAACAGGATTATTATGCACAATCATGCTTTATTTCCAGGGTCATGCAGTCTTGTTGATGTTACATCAGAATGTTTACATGCTGTCATTAATCTCTTGAGgattaaataatgaataaactTCTAATACCTTAATTGTGTTTTCCGATCGAACCTGTCTTTCTCAATATTTCCATTTCATGCTTATAACATTTttctatgattttttttaaaattagttcATCAGTTTTTTACTTCTCGATTACTATTCAACTTTcttgaagtattttttatacTATTTGTGGAATGCTCATCAGCTCAGCAAgtagcaaaaaaacaaaatctatAAATCATGTTCTTGGAGAATCGAAATATATTCTGGCTCCTATGGTTGACCAGAGTGAGCTGGCATGGCGAATTTTAGCGAGAAAATATGGAGCACAATTATGTTTTACACCAATGTTTAATGCAAATGTAATATTAAAAGACTTAACATATCGCAAAAAGGTGAGAcatatttgatttgttttattaGCCGATGATAAACAATCAACTTTTAAAGTTTGCTGTATTTAGGTGTTGAAGGACCTTTCCTGTGAAGAAGACCGGCCATTGATAGTCCAATTTTGTGCAAATACCCCAGAACAGCTATTGGAAGCCGCAAAAATAGTTCAACCTTTCTGTGATGCAATTGATCTCAACCTTGGTTGTCCTCAACACATTGCAAGACGCGGTGAGTAGAAATTGATTTAATAGCAGGGTTAAATCAGGTTGAAGTTCACTGTCTGATTCAATGGCTGTAATTGTCAAAGACgtttttgttttcggaaaaAAACTAcatgttttgtaaaaaaatagtcctcgtttacatttttatttgcattttttgtatcGAAAATAGCTTAATATAGCTCGATTTTATTGTAATGTAATGACACTATAATTTAATCTTTATAATATATGTTTGCTTTTCATCGCAAAATCCTTCTTATCAAAAATTTTGCACAGTCGAAGCAACCTGTCATTGATTTTGAATGTGTAGGATATAGCTAAAACAGTAGATATATCCTATTTTTTCACCTTAACCAAACCAGCTAAATCCTTCTCAATCCCTTTTTCTAGATTCAATATTATTGCATATTCTATTTATATACAACAGGTCATTTTGGTGCGTTCTTACAAGACAGTTGGGAGTTGCTACACAAAATGATTTATGCTGCTAACGATGTGCTTGATATCCCGGTTACAGCAAAAATCAGAATCTTCCCAGAGGTCAGTGGAAATTGACAAAGcatgatttaatttaaaaaattgtcaaagTTCAAGCTAGTTTGCTTTTAATCTGTTAGCCTTGTGTTTGAGAAAAAGAATATCTACTTTAAGTGTCTGTGGTACGGTATGTAAGAGATTTTTAATATGATTGCTATTCTCGCTGTTCACTCTGAACATTGTCCTGTACTATTAACTTGTGGCATGCGAGCATacaacagtggttttcaacctttttggtggaGTGACACCATGTAACATTTCAAAGACTTTAGGACCCCCTGTACAATAGTTCAATTGTCTAAATTGTACAGACTATGAATCTATATAAGAGCAAATCTAataatcacaaaacaaaatgatctctAAAGTGTAGAAAATTTATTAGAAGTGTCGAGCATTCGGTTTTGTAAAATacgatttttttaaactattttgAATTCTCATGAATTTCTTTGATACCGAAGGTGGAGAAAACTGTAGCTTATGCAAAAATGTTGGAATCTGCCGGATGTAGTATGTTATCAGTACATGGTAGAACTATTGAGCAGAAAGGAATAATGACTGGTTTGGCTGATTGGAATCAAGTGAAAGAAGTGAAGTAAGTTTTTATCTTTAGCTATGGATCTACAAAAGTAGTTTTCCTATCAATTTCTCATTGGTTATACAATCAATCAAGATGAATTATGacacaaatttttttcacaaatgtCATTCATACCCCAGATACTTTTCTAAAttgcaatttattttcaaatattccaggaaaaatttacaaattcctGTGATATCAAATGGAAACATCCAAAATTTAGAAGACATACATCAATGTATTGAACAAACAGGAGTAGATGGTGTTATGGTGGCGGAGTCCCATTTATCCAATCCTTGTATATTTATTGGTAAGTTCAGGCGTTTTTATGTTGTTCAATTTAATTCCAAGAATATAGTTCAATATTGACTTTTGAAAGATGTTATTCTCAATGTTCAGCAAGCAAATTTTAATCAGTTATATCGTATTTCTAACATTTCCTGTTAACGTggtttaaatttaaagtaatatttattGCTATCGAGGTTTTTCATTCATCTATCAGACAAGAGTTGATGTGAAACTTTGAACGTTATTTGAACTAAAATTTTAGCATATGTTCATGCTCTAACTAGATTCATTTATGTTCATTTTTTCTTTTCGTTTACAGGAGAAAATCCTAGTGTGTATAAGATGACAAAAGAGTATCTTGCCCTTGTTCGGATCCATCAATGTCCCATCAGTTTTGTGAGATCCCATCTTTTCAAGCTATGGGTTCATACTTTGAAAGTAACATTTATATATCTGTATTATCTTATGTGGAATACCTTTATATTCTGCCTCAAACAATTTGGTCTGTAAAGTTGTATCGACTTCCTTATTGCATCCActcaaaaactgtgaataaAACTTGACTATATTTGTGATTGTAAATTTTTGATggtagaaatattttcatttgaacatTTGTCATATATAACATTTGATATCTGATTCTTTGACAAAAATTTGACTTTGACCGAAATtagaaaatcatttgaaataaataatggGTATTTTAACcaattttgttattaaaatcagTTTCTATGAATACTAAATGATCTGTGCATCCTTCGTTGAATATGACccaattttggaaattttctaaattaaaaatatttaggaTGTATTTGGCATAGTATATGATTCTGCTTCAGTCATGTCATGATATGTGACATTTTTAActtcattttaaaacttttttctaCAGGTCTATCCCGACTTCCAATTAGCACTCGGTAGGGCACAAAATCTTGATGACatggaaaatataaatgatGAGATCAACCAAGCTTGTCAGGTTTGTATTAATTCACAATTTGTTCAGACGTTCACGtaagaaaaaactgaaaatgttCAATATCATTCACCTTAAatgaattcattttaatttccaaatttttttataactttAATTTTCAATATAGGAGGATGATGAAGCTTGTCCAATCACTGTAAATGGTTTTCCTCACTATGTTTGTCAACCTTATGTAAGGTAGGTATTACTTTTATGTCAGATATATGTATCATCCTTACCTGATACATTGCTTATTATTATTGCTTGGGGGATTCATGGTCACAATGTCAGGGGCTGATAGAGTTGATACAATATTTTTCTGGTTAACTGGTTAATGTTTCAATCTCACAACAATGCCATTATGTCAATTATTGCTGTGAGATTATTTGGAAAAATCTGCAGAATCTGTGAAATACCATTGCACAACTCAGATCTTTGATCAAACACTTTTTGCTTTTAcattttttctctgttttaaaACTACCGGTATGTTATTTTTAGAACTCGAAAGCATAAAGAAGAACAAGATGAAagtgaaaataaaactgaaagaGAGTTGTCTGTGAGTATGGTTTCTGGCTTATGTAGTTCTTCTAAGACAATCGTAATACTTTTGTATACTAGATTGGGAACAAAACTCCGTTTATGCTTACTGTAGCGATTCTCAAAGCCAGGAATTATCCATATCAGCTTCCAAGAAGTTCCGCTCCAGATATCGACATGGAAGCTCTGTGTGAACCAGTATCCAATGAAAATTCTCGTAACAAAAAAACAGAATACACACGTTGCTCTTTCAGTGGTCCTATTCCTATCTTTTCCTCTATCTAGAAGTCATTGCAAATTTAGGCTTGCAACCTTGCTATAAGTATCcatattcaatatataattttatgatagAGATATTTGCTATTTTCACTCTTGTTCGGGGGATACTTTGCCTATTTTCACTTTCATTCTACTTTTCAggatattaatatttgaaattgcatTATTGCGCAATAAACCTATGGCTGGATTATTCTCTTGATTATATTAACTTTTAACAGCGTAATCAGCAAAGACGTCTTTTACGTTATCAGCGTAAAGTTGAAACATTAAAGTTTAAACGAAAATCTGAAAGGGAACGCAGAAAGGAAAAAAGAGCAGTAGAAAAGGTTTGAATTTTAACAATAACGCCAACTTTTTAACGTTTTGAATAACAATTACACGTTGACCTATAGACCTGCATGACGACATATATGTATTGAAGATGCAGATATAATGGCAATCATAAGGTGAAGCATGAAGCAAGCTGGGCAGTCAATGGTACTTGAAATGGGTTAGGGATAGACGGAAAAATCCAGCTACCTATGTCACCTACTCCATCATACTGACTTTTTTGTTCAGTCATGAactattgtttaatttttacaGCTCAATGACTTAACCCTGGAATCATGTCCATCACCAAGAACGCATTCTACAAGTAAACTTGCTAAATCATTAATAAACTGTCGATTAAAAGAAGCTATGCAATGTATTGATTCTCTTAAAGTTTGTGTTGATCTGTCGTGGACTAATAGTATGAATAACAAGGTAGTTTTAATAGTTGTTTCATCACACttttataattcaaaaacgttttggattgttgtttattttttcattttggatCAAATTTGTGAACATCGTGAACAACCAACTGTGCTTTCTGGGTATGTTAATCTATGCAGATTCTTCATGATTTTTTGAAGAACAGATTTCAGTGTAATCCAAATATCTTGTGAATGGGaggaaaatttaatattgtgaCACCCTAACTCTTGCTCAGAGAAAACAAAGCCAAGTTTCTCAAGTTGaggaatttatataaatatttaatgtttgagatttatgaatttttttcccTTGGATAATCCGAATTCTCTGTCACTTATTTACTATTTGTAAATTATATCATTTCTGTACAGGAAGTATCAAAGTTAGCAGGTCAAATAGGAAGGTTATATGGATCTAACAGAAAAGCATCTTCTCCTGCTTCTTTGTATTTTACTggtttgtttcattttctcTATTTCAACtgtgcatttttttaaattctgtcCCCTAAAAATACAGTACTAAAACTTTTATCATTGCAATTTGTGTTAAGTTGCCTGTAACTGTGAAAACTGAACgttgtttttataaaatcagTGCTTCAAAATTTATCCTGTATTGGGACTGCGGCCCAATTTAAATACTGCACTCCCAACTCCGtggcaacaaaattttgataagCTGAACTTTGGCGTGCTCATGCCTTTTTTAATTGAGAATACTTATTcaacttgatgttttttgagttttttttttaaaaaattttacgtTGATTGTAACCATGATAATTATCAGCATTAGGTCTTAAATTCAGTCTCTCGACTATTAGAATTCAAATTTCGACTCTCATTTCCTGGGAGTTTGAAATGTGACTATGGCCCAGATTCcaacaacaataaaaacatgCAATCTTTAAACTCTGACTCCATAACCCTGTTGAAAATGCTAAGGAATATTTGTGTTTGCTGTAATTTTGAATGGCTGTTCATACAAACATTTGAATTGTTGACATCTGCTGTAAATATTCACATGTAGTAACTTCATCCCTTTGCATAATATCCATGTTGTAATCATGCTAATTTCAAAGTCTAGTATCCAAAGCATTGTGGAAATAAAGGTTTTCATGTATTGCAGTCAATTGCAAATAAATCTGTCTtcataattttgatttcaagAGAACGGAATTTAAgagaaatttgaaatcaaatgtCTTTCAAAGTATTTGTGCATTTATATGAGTTAAATGCaattaatatttctttttaGCTGAAAATGTTTCCAGTATAAgaagaaaacaatatttttgtttgaatttccAGGTTTTTCTTCGGATTCCCACCTGTATCAGGAATGTACTCGAAAACACAATGGATTTGAGAATTATAAAATAACTGTGACAGAAAATAGTTTTTTATCTTTGTTTGATAAAGAAAATCTTATCTATTTATCACCGGATGCAGAGATAGGTAAGATGTTATGAATGAAGATTTTGATTTAGTAGATCACTGCTTAAGTACTTTTGGCACCTCCtcgaattgaaaaatatttcttactCAAGATTTCAGGTGTTCTTTTAATTGTCTTTTGAAAATGCCTTGTTGTCTTAATTCTGAGGTATTGTCAGAAATTTTGATTTCGATCAACACCATTAAAAGTTTGTAATTCCGACTGACATTTCTGGGAAATTCAGAATTTTGACTGCAAAGAGTTTTCGATGTTGTTGAAAACATACCAAACTCCTTAAGTACACAAGCCCTGTTCCAGCAATGTTAATGAACAATGAAGTACATTGCTGTATTTCAATGCAAAACACTATGAAACTCCATATCAGTAGTTTTCAACCTTTATTGTGGAACGATAGAAAATTTCTTTAGGCTCTGGAAACCCCTGTGAAATTGATTGTAATTGTCATTATAAAATATGTCACGGAACACGAAACAGTTATTATTTGTTCATTAGAACCGTGTATTAGAGTATATTTGTTCAATATACATAGAATAATAATATAGACTCTCGTATTCAAGTGTAACCTTGCGCAACCCCTGGACTGCGCTGCCGGAACCCTGAACGGcaccctggttgaaaaccaatGCTCCCTTTATATCATAGATTAAAAGTTCAATAAATGATGTGATGTAGTTGCCaagaattataatttttttcattctccAAATGTTTAAAATTACAGAATTAGACGCTGTCGATGCATCTCATATTTATATACTCGGTGGATTAGTTGATGAAACTGTCCGCAAACAACTGACCAATGATCGAGCTTCTGAAATAAGAATATCTTGTCGACGTCTTCCCATACATACATATATGCACCGATCTGGTCACCATCACAGTTATTCAACTGTGCTTGCTATCAATCAAGGTATGGGAAAAAGAAATGTTTGCATTTCTGACGCTAAGATATTTATTTGCTTGCTTCAATGGTGTGTTCGTTACTGATCAAAATCTATATGGTACTATCGTAGattcgtagtatgtgtaccaggttagggttagttaggccataattttattccgattttcctcattttagttctattaagagtttggggactgtctgtgttagccaagtgaaaatCCCCCTggtcataggtttcagtccatttgcacaaattgatgtaaagtaggcgagcacaattagttaccttcatattgatacacacaagGGGGTTTGTGTTTTTACTTTTCCAGCTCGTTTCGTTATGTATATTGTTTCTGACAATAGATTCCAAACCATTGTTTATGAGTAGGACACTTTATATTAAGTCCATACTATTTCTGTGAAAAGTCATTTTTAGTATGTTTCTTAAACCaaatgtatgttttttttttgaacaaaacacaaatgttttttttatttatatactaATATTTAGTTGCTCTAAATGTACTTGTCGCTCAAGAAAGAATATCTATACTCAAATACTTATTCAACCTAATACATATATACTGGTATATGTTATAATAATAAGGgcttccgaagtatgcgaaccaagatagcggacatcggaacgtaacaggttagggttaggcgataatttttttccaattttccttattttagtcctattatcagttcggagactagccaagagcctcccgtagtaattatacctaaaattatggcctaaccctagtaCCCATATTACATtgcgatgtccgccatcttggttcgcatacttcgggagcacctaataATATCTATATTAACAGCGATGGGGATTCCTTCTAATGCCACGTTTTATTTAGTATTCGACATCTTGTTGTCCTACTATTGCACTAAGAATTGGAGAGAAGCGTTGATGAAAGGAATGCCTCCAAGAAAAGgatttttaataaatgaggATGTTAGCTGACCATATCTATGCACCACAGATGCCTTGATTGTGTTGCCTATTTATTTCAGCTCTATCGGCAATCATTAAAAGTATTCATTTTACGAGAATGATTTTCTTATAACATTCATGCCTGGACTATTCTtgagaaatgaaatatatattttgctttcgcattttgtaaaaatttaaatttaaaatatgtgaaTTGTGGAcacttttaaaaattatataccgGGCCTACCTATTTGTGCATTTCACTGGGCGGAAGTAAAAATACGATTTTTGGGGATATTTCTTTGTCAAACTGAGACTGCAAGTATTATATTTCATACAAGGGATTAGGTTGTCGGGTTTATTTAAGCTCGGTAATCTAAATATCTTGAGTGATAAGAACTCCATACTTATCGATTCGTAAACTTTGTTTATGGCTGATCAGTTTTAAATTGAGATGTTAGagttggtgaccgtacatttgaacccatgtacatttgaacccatgcgtatatccacgggttcaatctatatgcgggtgctaaaacccatgggttagtgttagtatgggtttaactatccgtgaaacagaaaaaattccataggtgcaatagcatacaggtgcaattgtcatgggctcaaatgtaatggaaccgttagTTTCGTACCCCGTCTGGGCAGCGCAGGAATTAAGACCGGTGAAACAATGACTATGGCTGATTGAAATTGCCAGAAACATTCCACTGAAATAACGATGAAGCAGGTATTGTTGAGATCGATGTATGGATTTGGAATACATTTATTTTGACTGACGTGGTGTTATGTAGTACCCGCGGGCCAGATGCGTCCGACCAGCGGCATATTTGTAGCAGCAAAGTTCCATAAAATATACGTCCGTGTTTTTGTTCCATAGCCCAGCGGTTCGAGGCGACAATTATAAGGGAAtaaactcacggcgcacttacacgaaaaaaattgctgccatcaaataaaactcattttGTTATCGTTAGTGTGCACTTTATGCTTTTCAAAGTTTGAAAACATGAAGGCCtagagcagggatggcgaaactttttcaatgaatgggtcagaaagtttatttttatcgcggaactgaagtgagtgggtcacagatatttaatcaatgtttgtatctatgaAAAACTTCTGAAATCCTATGAGCTTCTGTAGGTGGTGGTGTAGTTTTAGGCTTTACCTATGCAggacttctatcagggactttttatggcactggATTTTATAAAactagagtacgaaaacacgcatatgaataaacaaaaacgtttaggatgatgcggcaaattattttacggttacAAAGAATTTAGAGCTAATTCAACTctgatagttttatatttttcaatcagCTTTCAAGCACATTaaagcacttttacactgccccattgttatttcagattcctaggtttttatttcaagtctggaAGATTTTGCTTTCTCAACGCCATTGTAGGCGAGagactaataaaatgcaaagtaacatctagattcagattttattttcgtcatgcaaaaccaatatacgatatgaaaaaataaataaaaaaagacatataacaaattacgaagacagatatcggcttgttgcaatagacgagggatcgcgaaagactcaaagagtcatccagtcagcgacaccttgtagctgcattgaagcagcaaatatagcaaccgaacaactcaatattaaatagtcactaaattcgacacaatcatatatataaaagggacaacaaaaagaatgccacaatgaccacgaaaagttacctaaacattcacttaattagcctcaatcacaaaaaggaacagaaagtttgaaaaataaaatacaggatGTCATAATAACTATGGAGTATTAGATATTTACCTAATTAAACTCGATCATACAGagtaagaacaaaataaaatcgaaataaacaccgAGATACTACAATGATCACATCGTATTATATGACTTAACAGCGACATCTGTAAGAAGGATATGCCTCAATGACAACAAAGAATTGCGAAATAATGCTGACTAAGCATACAGTAAACCAATATGGCGTGCCCAGCAACGGGCTTCTGGCTGCGAGAATCAATACCGTTCTAGTCTATATCTAGTTCTcttataacccctaaaacagtctgcagatgtaCTTCTGAAAGGAACCACACGTTGCGAGAAAGGAACGAATCAATTGCATTGTtgtgtcataaacgatgtcagagccaatagctgaatataACGATACACAGCGATGCAAACATGCGTCCAACATTAGGCGTTTTGAAAACTACCTTAACGGCACCgaaattaacaatttaaatgagcgatcgcagccctgactgcccaactgacggtacattataatagtttagttattgttagattaatttaagaccggttttatcaatttttatcactgatatattagcagtttatttttaaattttattcgtgccttggccaAAGCGTGTATATAATAtggccttggcgggtcacgaataaaacgacatgggtcactttgtgacccgcgggtcagtggttcgccatccctggcctAGAGCAAGGGtgcccaacccgcggcccgCCTGACTGTTTTTCGCGGCCCAgaccaataaatatttttaagcatacttttcaattttttactatGTTACAAATAGGCTTAAGTATGTTTCGTGGTTTTGGTGTAATTATTCCCGCCATCTATCTACATCCAGATGCCGATTCCTATTATTACGTATtatgtatcaagtcttgcgtcCTGGGTGACATCGACGTTCGTTTTTTTTTCGCAGAACTGTGCGTTCTGTTCGACGATCTCGAAAGATGTTGTGCGATCATAGGCgacgaacgctgagcgcaattGTGGGAATGAATTTGGAacctaaattttcaaattagtttcattctgattgcttttTTTCGTGTAGGCTTTGATCGTTTTTATCGCCAACGTAAAAAAAATAGTCAACAATATTCTTTGCTTCTGGCTCCGGGACTCGTTTTtcttttatgtttgtatttttgtttatgataTGTTTGCGTTAAACAAAATTCAGGAAATATTATCACTGCGTATCCCGTCAAcaattctgataaaattgacttaTTGACAATTCTACATATTCAAATTTAGTATATGCGGTATATTCGTCCAAAAGTtattgtaatgtttttttttcactaaATACTTGTATTAATGTTTCAAATTTCACGAAACGGCCCACCAAAACTTGATGTTCCCGCATTGGCGCACATTACGCTCATTGAGACAATATCAAAgccactgaaaataaataaataattaaactCCATGACTCAAATATAAGACTCAATTTTTACGTCTTTGTTTGTTAGTAACTCTGTGCAGATTCTCGTGTGGTTGTCATGAATTCACAATTGCGTTGTGtaatgattgatttttttgattCAGCGGCGCGCGAGTGTCAATGTCCACGCCTTgggttaccagatattcgacgAATATTTCGCCAGCACTAATGAGTAACCATGCAGTAAATAATTATTAAcg from the Styela clava chromosome 5, kaStyClav1.hap1.2, whole genome shotgun sequence genome contains:
- the LOC120344602 gene encoding tRNA-dihydrouridine(16/17) synthase [NAD(P)(+)]-like; translation: MLISSASSKKTKSINHVLGESKYILAPMVDQSELAWRILARKYGAQLCFTPMFNANVILKDLTYRKKVLKDLSCEEDRPLIVQFCANTPEQLLEAAKIVQPFCDAIDLNLGCPQHIARRGHFGAFLQDSWELLHKMIYAANDVLDIPVTAKIRIFPEVEKTVAYAKMLESAGCSMLSVHGRTIEQKGIMTGLADWNQVKEVKKNLQIPVISNGNIQNLEDIHQCIEQTGVDGVMVAESHLSNPCIFIGENPSVYKMTKEYLALVRIHQCPISFVRSHLFKLWVHTLKVYPDFQLALGRAQNLDDMENINDEINQACQEDDEACPITVNGFPHYVCQPYVRTRKHKEEQDESENKTERELSRNQQRRLLRYQRKVETLKFKRKSERERRKEKRAVEKLNDLTLESCPSPRTHSTSKLAKSLINCRLKEAMQCIDSLKVCVDLSWTNSMNNKEVSKLAGQIGRLYGSNRKASSPASLYFTGFSSDSHLYQECTRKHNGFENYKITVTENSFLSLFDKENLIYLSPDAEIELDAVDASHIYILGGLVDETVRKQLTNDRASEIRISCRRLPIHTYMHRSGHHHSYSTVLAINQVFDILLSYYCTKNWREALMKGMPPRKGFLINEDVS